Genomic segment of Fibrobacter sp. UWH6:
ACGCGACCTTCCGGTGAACACCGTGAAAATCGACCGCGGCTACGTCATGAATATCGAAAATGACGCTAAGGATAGAAACACGGTAAAGTTCATCAGCGACCTTGCAAAATCCTTCTCTGCAGAAGTCTGCGCCGAGGGTATCGAAACCGAAGGTATGCGCAACGAACTTCGTGAACTCAACGTCACAAGCCTCCAGGGATACTACTATTCTAAGCCCATTGAAATCGGTGAATTCCTGAAAAAGTTTTGCAAGTAAGCACTTGTAAAAAACGAAGCAAAAAAAACGCTAGGAAGCCAGGGCTTTCTAGCGTTTTTTGAACTTGCGGGCAGCAAGAAGCCCTGCCTCAAAAAGTAGATAAGTAGGCACACCTAGAATCAGTTGGCTGACAATGTCCGGCGGCGTGAGTAGGGCGGCAAGGACCAGAATGCCCACCACCACATAGGGGCGCGCGTGGCATACAGTTTCGTAATAGACAATGTCAGCACGGATCAGGGCGTACGTTACCAAAGGAAACTGGAACATACATCCAAAGGCAAGGGAGAGCCAAAGAGCAAGCGTCACAATATTGGAAACGCCAAAGATAGGCTGCAAAGTTTTACTTTGGAAACTCATGCCGAACTTTACAAGCAGCGGAAAACAAATCCCCAGGCAGAAAACCACACCGGCAATAAACAGCCCGCAAGTCATCCACACAATAGAGCGCACGAACCGCCGTTCATTTTCATAAAGGCCCGACAGAACAAATTTCCAGAGGTTCCAGGCGATGCAGGGCGAACAGACAATATTCACAAATAACAAAAAAAGCACCGGGACGCTGATGTGGCATCCCGACGACTTTCACTTCTTTTTCAACTTTCGTTCGGTAGATCGGAGACGTTAAATTTGACAATTACGGAAGCTTATCATATTCCGCGTCAACGACAGGTTCCAACCATTCGTTACTCGCGCCTTCTTTCACATGAGTGTGGTAAGTCAAATGTTGGAACCAGGAATCCTTGGCAGCACCATGCCAGTGCTTCTTGCCTTCGGGAATAGCAACAACTGTACCCGGAGTCATTTCCAGAGGTTCCTTACCTTCTTCAACGTACCAACCACGGCCAGAGACAGCGATCAGAACCTGGACCTGGTTATGATGCACATGCCAGTTGTTGCGGCAACGGGGTTCAAAAGTCACGTTGATGGGGCCACCATTTTCCGCATCCATAGGAGCCAAATAGCTTTTGCCGATAAAGTACTTTGCAAAACCGTCGTTAGGAACACCGCGGGGCCACGGGGAATCACCGCCATACATTCCAGGAATCAGCTTGGCATCCTGCAATGTCATGGTAATGCTTTCCACCTGCTGTTCCGTAAGGCCCGCTTTAACAGCTCCAGCCTTGTGACTTGCCAACTGCGGATGAACACCGTCCATTCCGCTGAGAGCCGCCACAGTAACCAATTCTCGTTCCTGCATGGTCAAATTGTTGCGAGCAAAAATATCGCCGAACAAATGAGCCTTCAGGTAATAATCTGTTGCGGGGGCAAAGGCGTAATTGAATTTCCCGAAAAGTTTTGTCTGCACTTCAGTTCCCGCTTTCAATGCATTGAAATTCTTGGGAAGCGGAGAGGCATCCTTACCTTCAACAGTTTTCTTGCCCTGTTCCTTACGCTGATCCAGAACTTTCTGCAAAGTTCCCAAAGCGTTTAGAGAACGGGGGAATCCGGTATAGGCGTAAAGCTGAGAAAGAGCTTCCTTGACCTGATTTACAGAGAGGCCATCATCAAGACCCTTGTCAATCGCCTTGCTAAGCTTTGCCAAGTCACCCTTGGCTTCCAAGCAAGCGATAATGGCCATGTCCTGCTGCTGAATGGTAAGAACGTTTTTCATGATTTGACCATAAGAAACACTTGCGAATGCAAGTGTTGCTAGAGAAGTGACGAACAATTTTTTCAGGATATTCATAGTTTACTTCAGGTTTTCCGTATAGAACTTTTCCAACTTATCCCAGGGAATAAAATTCTTGTTTTCGCCACCATCGTAAAGGTCCGTATGGTTAGCATCCTTGATGACAAGCAGTTCCTTGTTGGAGGGCACCGGGTTAGCCTTGATTCCTGCAGCGGGATTTCCTTCCACCATGTACTTGTAGGCATCCTTGCCGAAATAGAGGGAATGGGCCTTTTCGCCATGCATTACGAGAACAGCGCTGCGGATTTCATTGGTGTAACGGAGGAAGCGTGCGTTTGCATAAGCCTGAGTGCCAATAGCATTCCAGCCGTCATTGGAATTGCCGGAACGTTTGTGGTATCCGCGAGGAGTCTTGTAGTAGCCAAAATAATCCTTCACGAACTGGGGTGCATCAGCAGGGAGCGGGTCCACAACGCCACCGGCGCGAAGATGCTTGCCTTCAGCATAATCCTTGGCGCGCTGGGCGGCGATAGCCTGGCGAGCCCTGTAACGAGCCTCTTCGTTATCTTCGGAATCGAAGTAACCGTTTCCGCCCACACGAGTCATGTCGTACATGGTAACTGCTGTAGTTGCCTTGATACGGGTGTCTGCTGCGGCAGCATTCAAGCCGATTCCACCCCATCCGCAAATACCGATAATGCCGATGCGGTTGGCGTCCACATTTTCCTGAGCTTCCAGGAAATCAACAGCAGCAAGGAAGTCTTCTGTATTGATGTCTGGAGATGCGGTACGGCGAGGCATGCCGCCACTTTCGCCTGTAAAGCTGGGGTCAAAGGCAATAGTCAAGAAACCTCGTTCAGCCATAGTCTGTGCATAAAGACCGCTGGACTGTTCCTTGATGGCACCGAAAGGACCAGAAACAGCGATGGCAGGGAACTTGCCGTTTGCTGCCAACTTGGCATCCTTAGGAATGTACATGTCGGCAGCCAAGGTAATGCCGAAGTTATTGACGAAGGCGACCTTCTTGTGATCCACCTTTTCGCTCTTGGGGAATACCTTATCCCATTCCTGGGTCAGTTCCAGTTTTTCAACTTGTTGCATAGTAGTCTCGTTTGCAGAATAGTTAATGGTATTTTTCATTTCCATGAAGTTCATTCATGTCAAGAGTCAGAGGCAATTTCGAAAGGAACGCCTTACCCGTTTCTGAATTCTCGATTATGGCGACAAAGGAAACTTCGCCAACCGAGACTTTAATATTGCTGTTAGCAATCTCATTCATCTCCATCTTTTCAGTTGTCGGAGCAGATGCCGAACTGCAACCCATTAGAAAAAATAGAGCCAGAATCCCGATGAACCTTTTCATGGTTAAACTTCCTTGATTTTCCTTGCAGGTACCCCTGCCACCACTGTTCTTGGGACCACATTTTTTGTGACCACCGCCCCGGCAGCAACTATGGCTCCAGCGCCAATCCTTACGCCCGGCAAAATAATGGCACCGGCACCAATCCATACATTTTCTTCAATATGAATCGGTTTGAAAACCATATCCCCACGATGTTCAGGATCGGAATTGTGGTTTATGGTGCAAAGGGTAACATTGTGACCGATCAAGGCTCCGTCACCAATGTAGATGCCGCCTTGGTCCTGGAACTTGCAGCCAGAATTAATGAACACATTCTCGCCGATAAAGGTATTCTTGCCACAATCCGTATTGAAAGGCGGGAACATGCCGAAATTCTTGGGCAAATCAATTTCCCAAAGTTCAGAAAGCAGTTGATGGAGTTTTTCAGGTTCGTTGTAAGCACCATTGATTTTCGCAGTAATGCGCATGGCCTGCTGTGAAAACAGGTGCATTGTCTGGTGAACATCGGAGCCAGCAACCACAGGCTTGCCAGACTCCATATAATTTCGGAACTCTTCTACGGTCATGGTCTAAATTTAGCCATGAATTTCACAAATAACCAATACTTTGTTTTCATACCGAACTATAACTTTTAGTTATATTTGGAGTATGGAACTACGTCATCTTCGCTATTTTCTCGCTGTCGCCCATGAACAGAACTTTACAGCGGCAGCAAATCTTATGTGCGTTTCGCAACCTGCACTTTCCAAGCAGATTAAAGATCTTGAGAAAGAAATCGGCAAGCCACTTTTTATCCGCGGTTCAAAAATAGTCCAGCTTACAGATGCGGGGCTGTTCCTGAAACAGCGCGCCGAAGATATTCTGGAATTATCCAACAGAACCCTCACAGAATTGAAAGCGGACGAAGCTGAAATTACCGGAGAAATCAATGTGGTCTGTGGCGAAATAGAAGGCGTATCCTTCGTTGCACAGGCAATCAAGAAAATGAATCGTCGCTACCCGAAGGTAAAATTTAACATGACTACTGGCGACGAAGAAACTGTACGCTACCAGTTGGACAAAGGCATCGCTGATTTCGGCATGTTTGTGGACTTGACAGTTCTTCCGAATTATGAATGTATTTCCGTGCCCATTGCATCTCCTTGGGGTGTTATGACCTGGAAAGGGAATCGCCTTGCAAAAAAGAAGTTCGCCACCCCGAAAGATCTACTGAACATGCCTCTGATTCTTTCGCGACAGATGCGGAACAATAACACACTCGCCACCTGGCTGGGCTACAGCACTGATAAACTGAACGTAGTAGGCACCAACGACATGCTTTACAACGCATCGAAATTGACCGAAGCCGAAGTCGCCAGCGTCATCACTATTGACGGAATCATAAACACAAGAGGCACGAAACTTTGCTTTGTTCCCTTCAAGCCCCTGTTCCCCATCAAGGTCGCCGTCGCCTGGAAAAAGAACCGCATCGCCACCAAGGCCTGCGAAAAGTTCCTGGAAATCCTGCGAGAAATGGAACAGAAACCTATAAGTCGTGGATTTTTCACAAAATCCCCTTGACCTAGAGCTAACTCTAGGTGCTATATTGTAGGGTACATAAGGAGACTTTATGGGTTATTCTATTGGTGAAGTGACAAAGAAAACAGGGCTTTCGGTCCATACGTTACGTTATTATGAAAAGGAAGGCCTGCTGCCTTTCGTAACGAAAAACAGTTCCGGCATTCGAGTATATTCAGACTCAGATTTGCAATGGCTTTCCATGATTGAATGTCTCAAGAAGTCTGGCCTGCAGATCAAGGAAATCCGCCAGTACATCGAATGGTATCGCAAGGGGGATTCCACCCTCAAGCAGCGCCTGGATCTTTTCGTGAAGCGCCGCATCGCATTGGAAGCGGAGATGGAGCGTTTGAATACGGTCATGAACAAGATCCGTTTTAAGGAAATCCTATACACTGAGGCAGTGAAGTTGGGAAGTCTTGACGCCGCCGAACAGCAAAAGAAAATACAACAACTGAAGAAAAAGCTGTTTGATTCGCCGGGTGATTTCGACAAGGTCATGCAGGAAACGGCATAGAGGTTTTTATGAAAAAATTCATCATCGCTTTAATTCTAGGAGTATTTGGAATGGCAACAGCAAATGCAAAGACCGCAGTAGTTTACTTCAGCGCTACCGGCACCACCAAGAAAGTGGCAGAGACAACCGCCAAGGCCGTAGGTGGCGACTTATTCGAAGTGGTACCTGAACAGGCTTACACTTCTGCAGACTTAAATTGGAATGACAAGAAGTCCCGTTCCACAAAGGAAAGCAACGATCCCAAGAGCCGCCCGGCCATCAAGAACAAGATTGACTTGGCTGGTTACGACACCGTTATTTTGGCATACCCCATTTGGTGGGGCCTGGCACCCAAAATCATGTACACGTTCGTTGAAAGCCAGAGCTTCGAAAAGAAGAATGTCATTGGCATTTGCACCAGTGGCGGCAGCGGTTTCGGCCAGAGTGGCAAGGACTTGAGTGCTCACGCGAAGGGCGCCATTTACAAAGGCGGCAAGGAATTCAACCACGGCTCCGAAGCAGAAATCAAGAAGTTCGTGGAAGGACTGCTGAAGTAAGGTTCGTCGCCGAAGGGGTCGCAGAATGTTCGTCGCGACGGAATAAAATGCGCGCAGTAAAAATTCTCATAGACGTTGTGATGTACGGCAGTTTCCTGTACCTTATGAGTTACGGGGCTGTCCATGATTTGCCGCAACACGGCCGAGTGGGAATTTCCCTATTCGTCTTATTTGTGATCCATCATGTTCTGAACCGCTGGTTTTATAAGACTATTTTGAAAGGCCAATGGAACGCACGCCGCATTTTTCTGAACGTCACCGACTGGATTTTATTCGCCTTGATGATCACCATGGCCATCAGCTCCATTTTTATGAGCGGCCTAGCATTTGAATGGTCATCCATCAAAACTACGCAAACCTCGCGACAACTTCATTTGGCAAGTTGCAGCTGGGGCTTTATGGTGATGCTCGTTCACCTGGGAATTCATTTAGAAGGCGTTCTGAAAAAGTTGGAGAACCGTTGCAACACATGGCAACGAGTTTTATTTTTTGTCGCCTACATCGCAGCCATTGCAGCAGGTATTTACTGCTTTAAAGAAGCCCAACTTTACGTTTATATGTTCGTTACCGGCGGCTGGAAACTTGCAGCTAGCAGCACAACGGCCGCCGTACTTCAACTACTCGGAATCTCCGCTGGTGTATGCGCGCTGATGCGTGTAGTGAAAAGTACTTTTGT
This window contains:
- a CDS encoding cyclophilin-like fold protein; the encoded protein is MKRFIGILALFFLMGCSSASAPTTEKMEMNEIANSNIKVSVGEVSFVAIIENSETGKAFLSKLPLTLDMNELHGNEKYH
- a CDS encoding alpha/beta hydrolase encodes the protein MQQVEKLELTQEWDKVFPKSEKVDHKKVAFVNNFGITLAADMYIPKDAKLAANGKFPAIAVSGPFGAIKEQSSGLYAQTMAERGFLTIAFDPSFTGESGGMPRRTASPDINTEDFLAAVDFLEAQENVDANRIGIIGICGWGGIGLNAAAADTRIKATTAVTMYDMTRVGGNGYFDSEDNEEARYRARQAIAAQRAKDYAEGKHLRAGGVVDPLPADAPQFVKDYFGYYKTPRGYHKRSGNSNDGWNAIGTQAYANARFLRYTNEIRSAVLVMHGEKAHSLYFGKDAYKYMVEGNPAAGIKANPVPSNKELLVIKDANHTDLYDGGENKNFIPWDKLEKFYTENLK
- a CDS encoding DUF4405 domain-containing protein, whose product is MRAVKILIDVVMYGSFLYLMSYGAVHDLPQHGRVGISLFVLFVIHHVLNRWFYKTILKGQWNARRIFLNVTDWILFALMITMAISSIFMSGLAFEWSSIKTTQTSRQLHLASCSWGFMVMLVHLGIHLEGVLKKLENRCNTWQRVLFFVAYIAAIAAGIYCFKEAQLYVYMFVTGGWKLAASSTTAAVLQLLGISAGVCALMRVVKSTFVKSP
- a CDS encoding twin-arginine translocase subunit TatC: MNIVCSPCIAWNLWKFVLSGLYENERRFVRSIVWMTCGLFIAGVVFCLGICFPLLVKFGMSFQSKTLQPIFGVSNIVTLALWLSLAFGCMFQFPLVTYALIRADIVYYETVCHARPYVVVGILVLAALLTPPDIVSQLILGVPTYLLFEAGLLAARKFKKR
- a CDS encoding LysR family transcriptional regulator — translated: MELRHLRYFLAVAHEQNFTAAANLMCVSQPALSKQIKDLEKEIGKPLFIRGSKIVQLTDAGLFLKQRAEDILELSNRTLTELKADEAEITGEINVVCGEIEGVSFVAQAIKKMNRRYPKVKFNMTTGDEETVRYQLDKGIADFGMFVDLTVLPNYECISVPIASPWGVMTWKGNRLAKKKFATPKDLLNMPLILSRQMRNNNTLATWLGYSTDKLNVVGTNDMLYNASKLTEAEVASVITIDGIINTRGTKLCFVPFKPLFPIKVAVAWKKNRIATKACEKFLEILREMEQKPISRGFFTKSP
- a CDS encoding MerR family transcriptional regulator, producing the protein MGYSIGEVTKKTGLSVHTLRYYEKEGLLPFVTKNSSGIRVYSDSDLQWLSMIECLKKSGLQIKEIRQYIEWYRKGDSTLKQRLDLFVKRRIALEAEMERLNTVMNKIRFKEILYTEAVKLGSLDAAEQQKKIQQLKKKLFDSPGDFDKVMQETA
- a CDS encoding flavodoxin — translated: MATANAKTAVVYFSATGTTKKVAETTAKAVGGDLFEVVPEQAYTSADLNWNDKKSRSTKESNDPKSRPAIKNKIDLAGYDTVILAYPIWWGLAPKIMYTFVESQSFEKKNVIGICTSGGSGFGQSGKDLSAHAKGAIYKGGKEFNHGSEAEIKKFVEGLLK
- a CDS encoding carboxymuconolactone decarboxylase family protein; this translates as MNILKKLFVTSLATLAFASVSYGQIMKNVLTIQQQDMAIIACLEAKGDLAKLSKAIDKGLDDGLSVNQVKEALSQLYAYTGFPRSLNALGTLQKVLDQRKEQGKKTVEGKDASPLPKNFNALKAGTEVQTKLFGKFNYAFAPATDYYLKAHLFGDIFARNNLTMQERELVTVAALSGMDGVHPQLASHKAGAVKAGLTEQQVESITMTLQDAKLIPGMYGGDSPWPRGVPNDGFAKYFIGKSYLAPMDAENGGPINVTFEPRCRNNWHVHHNQVQVLIAVSGRGWYVEEGKEPLEMTPGTVVAIPEGKKHWHGAAKDSWFQHLTYHTHVKEGASNEWLEPVVDAEYDKLP
- a CDS encoding DapH/DapD/GlmU-related protein gives rise to the protein MTVEEFRNYMESGKPVVAGSDVHQTMHLFSQQAMRITAKINGAYNEPEKLHQLLSELWEIDLPKNFGMFPPFNTDCGKNTFIGENVFINSGCKFQDQGGIYIGDGALIGHNVTLCTINHNSDPEHRGDMVFKPIHIEENVWIGAGAIILPGVRIGAGAIVAAGAVVTKNVVPRTVVAGVPARKIKEV